From a region of the Synechococcus sp. PCC 7502 genome:
- a CDS encoding ATP-dependent Clp protease proteolytic subunit, with product MNQAVQAGYYGDTNFRSPPPDLPSLLLKERIVYIGLPLVAAVTELITAELLYLQYEDPDKPIYIYINSTGTGREDGEPVGYETEAFAIADTMRYIKPPIHTICIGTAIGAAAMLLSSGTKGLRASLPNASIVLRQPKSYARGQATDIEIRAKEVMANRDTMIDVLSRNTGQTKEKLSKDMDRLFYMTAQEAKDYGLIDKVLESRKDLPKAIPAVI from the coding sequence ATGAATCAAGCTGTTCAAGCAGGTTACTACGGAGATACTAACTTTCGTTCTCCCCCTCCAGATTTACCCTCCTTATTACTCAAAGAACGGATTGTATATATCGGTTTACCTTTAGTTGCTGCCGTCACTGAACTAATTACGGCGGAATTGCTGTATTTGCAGTACGAAGACCCAGACAAACCTATCTATATCTACATCAACTCTACGGGTACAGGCAGGGAAGATGGGGAGCCAGTGGGCTATGAAACCGAGGCTTTTGCCATAGCTGATACTATGCGTTATATCAAGCCGCCTATTCATACCATTTGTATTGGTACAGCGATCGGTGCAGCCGCCATGTTGCTATCCTCTGGGACTAAGGGGCTGCGAGCCAGTTTACCTAATGCCAGTATAGTTTTACGCCAACCCAAAAGCTATGCCAGAGGTCAAGCCACGGATATTGAAATTCGGGCAAAAGAGGTAATGGCTAATCGAGATACCATGATTGATGTGCTATCCCGTAACACTGGACAAACTAAAGAAAAATTGTCTAAGGATATGGATCGGTTATTTTATATGACTGCCCAAGAGGCAAAGGACTATGGCTTAATTGATAAGGTTTTAGAGAGTCGTAAAGATTTACCTAAGGCTATTCCAGCCGTCATTTAA
- a CDS encoding ATP-dependent Clp protease proteolytic subunit, whose translation MPIGVPKVPYKMPGDPYTQWIDIYNRLYRERIIFLGKEVDDEIANQIVAVMLYLDSEDPTKDIRLYINSPGGSVTAGMAIFDTMQHIKSDVTTICVGLAASMGSFLLMAGTKGKRFALPHSRIMIHQPMGGTRGQATDIEIEAREILRIKKQLNLEYAKRTGQPLEKIERDMDRDYFLSAEEAKNYGLIDRVIEDRPE comes from the coding sequence ATGCCAATCGGAGTTCCTAAAGTTCCCTATAAAATGCCCGGTGATCCCTACACCCAGTGGATTGATATTTATAATCGCCTTTATCGGGAGCGCATTATCTTTTTGGGTAAAGAGGTGGATGATGAAATCGCTAACCAAATTGTGGCAGTGATGCTGTATCTTGACTCCGAAGACCCAACTAAGGATATTCGCTTATATATTAATTCTCCTGGTGGTTCTGTGACGGCGGGCATGGCGATTTTTGACACTATGCAGCATATCAAGTCTGATGTTACGACCATTTGCGTTGGACTGGCAGCTTCTATGGGTTCATTTCTATTGATGGCTGGTACCAAAGGTAAACGGTTTGCACTTCCGCACTCTAGGATTATGATTCACCAACCTATGGGTGGTACTAGGGGGCAAGCTACGGACATTGAGATTGAGGCACGGGAAATTTTAAGGATTAAAAAGCAATTAAACCTTGAATATGCCAAGCGCACGGGACAGCCCCTTGAAAAAATTGAGCGGGATATGGATCGGGATTATTTCTTGTCCGCAGAAGAGGCTAAAAATTATGGCTTGATCGATCGAGTGATTGAAGATCGTCCCGAATAA
- a CDS encoding site-2 protease family protein, with protein sequence MQRLIIFFTGASLIAVWLYLSLFGRSPVIKPEINKSKSSYALPDESKLKGCFPWSIYFLQSLEYRDDAIVCRGNLRGSTSSAFHLISENIQKAFGDRFLVLLQSEPRTTNQISDQNSEQEAIRSSFIIVPSFTPQSPFSQFHHHLVWFSSVMIGLCPLALLGLYYQASPLFPLLQAIAPILIICVVLRELGRRWVANRYKIKISLPHFMPHFGGVVWCQSHIPNRQALFDLAIAPNLVSLIIGICLVLFGLMQQPTHLGDLQGNLAVEFNFNASLLMMGLHQISPNSGNFLSPISWAGWWCLNLTTISLIPVSITDGGYLLRSIFGEGNMAIAIPIMRMILLGLGLISQPWLIIVAIALFLLNYSQPTPLDDVTELNLGRELWGILLLTIALAVVLPVPEFLT encoded by the coding sequence ATGCAGAGATTAATCATTTTTTTTACTGGAGCATCTTTAATTGCGGTATGGCTATACCTAAGTTTGTTTGGGCGATCGCCCGTAATCAAGCCTGAAATCAATAAAAGTAAATCTAGCTATGCCTTACCCGATGAAAGTAAGCTAAAAGGCTGTTTCCCTTGGTCTATTTATTTTTTACAGTCCCTAGAATATCGTGATGATGCGATCGTTTGTCGAGGTAATTTGCGCGGTTCCACTAGTTCTGCCTTTCATCTAATTAGTGAAAATATCCAGAAAGCTTTTGGCGATCGCTTTTTAGTTTTATTGCAATCAGAACCTAGAACTACAAATCAAATATCAGATCAGAACTCAGAGCAGGAAGCAATTCGATCTAGTTTTATTATTGTTCCTAGTTTTACGCCTCAAAGTCCCTTTAGCCAGTTTCATCATCATTTAGTGTGGTTTAGTTCGGTGATGATTGGTTTATGTCCACTAGCATTATTAGGTTTGTATTATCAAGCTTCGCCATTATTTCCACTTTTGCAGGCGATCGCCCCAATTTTAATTATTTGTGTGGTTCTGAGAGAGTTAGGGCGCAGGTGGGTAGCCAATCGCTATAAAATTAAAATTTCCCTACCCCATTTTATGCCCCACTTTGGTGGCGTAGTATGGTGTCAGTCCCACATTCCCAACCGTCAAGCATTATTTGATCTGGCGATCGCCCCGAATTTAGTTAGTTTGATCATAGGAATATGCCTTGTATTATTCGGACTAATGCAACAGCCAACCCATCTAGGTGATTTACAAGGGAATTTAGCTGTAGAGTTTAACTTTAACGCTTCTCTATTAATGATGGGATTACATCAAATTTCGCCTAATTCTGGAAATTTCTTGTCCCCGATCTCCTGGGCGGGATGGTGGTGCCTCAATTTAACGACAATTAGCTTAATTCCTGTCAGTATTACCGATGGAGGTTATTTACTAAGAAGTATATTTGGGGAGGGTAACATGGCGATCGCTATACCAATTATGCGCATGATCTTGCTTGGATTAGGACTAATATCCCAACCGTGGCTAATTATCGTTGCTATAGCCCTATTTTTATTAAACTATTCTCAGCCTACTCCTCTTGATGATGTAACCGAATTAAATTTAGGGAGAGAGCTATGGGGAATTTTGCTGCTAACTATAGCATTGGCTGTGGTTTTACCAGTACCCGAATTCTTAACTTGA
- a CDS encoding CPBP family intramembrane glutamic endopeptidase has product MTEPVMPTLTRSQVLICMAVSAVVMLVVAKTWTFLFDARVISLSWQPIHLAWGIGLGLLVTLLSSLIYEIWADYRLAANTYLEMVLKPLELVDVIWLGILPGMSEELLFRGVVLPSFGMNAVGLIVSSLIFGILHMASLKHWQYAAWAVIVGIGLGLVTIATDSLLPAVTTHIFTNSLSGLIWKLKQQKLSDL; this is encoded by the coding sequence ATGACCGAACCAGTTATGCCTACTCTTACGCGATCGCAGGTTTTAATCTGCATGGCAGTCTCAGCAGTGGTCATGTTGGTTGTTGCTAAAACTTGGACATTTTTATTTGATGCTCGGGTGATTTCCCTTAGTTGGCAGCCGATACACTTGGCTTGGGGTATAGGCTTGGGTTTACTAGTGACTCTCCTCAGTAGTTTAATCTATGAAATTTGGGCGGACTACCGCCTTGCTGCCAATACCTATTTGGAAATGGTACTTAAACCCCTAGAGTTAGTAGATGTGATTTGGCTGGGTATTTTACCCGGTATGAGCGAGGAGTTACTATTTAGGGGAGTGGTATTACCAAGTTTTGGCATGAATGCTGTTGGCTTAATTGTGAGTAGTCTAATTTTTGGTATCCTACACATGGCAAGCCTAAAACATTGGCAGTATGCAGCATGGGCGGTAATAGTTGGTATTGGCTTAGGACTAGTAACAATCGCCACCGATAGTCTTTTGCCCGCCGTTACGACTCATATTTTTACTAACTCTCTCTCGGGCTTAATTTGGAAGCTCAAGCAGCAAAAATTATCCGATCTCTAG
- a CDS encoding EAL domain-containing response regulator has translation MNSEFLENSTILIVDDNPDNLDILFDFLSEEGFEILVARSGESALEKAEYAAPDLILLDVMMPPGIDGFETCISLKSNPNTKDIPVIFMTALSDVEHKVKGLQAGAVDYITKPIQHEEVLVRVRIHLKLKNLVRLYDRQNIALKAEVSERIVAQSALQKLTTELEQKVWERTSELTQTLTELQTVQEQLLAREQRLIYTACHDALTELPNRFYFIERLIQIIAIAQGNPDYLYAVLFIDLERFRLVNDTLGNFIGDQLLKSVAHRTKNCLRPQDTIARFGGDDFMVLLESITNIEEVIAIVERIQSQLRQPFTLEGYEVLTDSNIGLTISSIGYERTEDILTDIDTAMYHAKANGKGSYAIFTPAMKTQAKERLQIEADLKRAIVDQNFILYYQPIIDLATNEISGFEALVRLQNHTNEIISPNKFIPVAEDTGLIKEIGWWIMEEACRQISVWQKTLLPHLMVTINLSAIQLHQVGFVERLRAILQQFCLPEPSIKLEITESCLIDPFSQEIKILRQLQNSGIKLCIDDFGTGYSSLSCLHEFPIDTLKIDRSFVKRIGRITGDAEIVQTIITLAHRLGMDVVAEGIETTNQLRLLTNLGCEMGQGYLFARPLPAADATKFVQNWRSL, from the coding sequence ATGAACTCGGAGTTTTTAGAAAACAGTACCATACTAATTGTTGATGACAATCCTGATAACTTAGATATTTTATTTGATTTTCTAAGCGAAGAAGGGTTTGAAATTTTAGTGGCTAGAAGCGGGGAAAGTGCCTTAGAGAAAGCAGAGTATGCAGCTCCAGATTTGATTCTATTAGATGTGATGATGCCTCCGGGTATAGATGGCTTTGAAACCTGTATTAGCCTTAAAAGTAACCCCAATACTAAAGATATTCCCGTGATCTTTATGACCGCATTATCGGATGTGGAGCATAAAGTTAAGGGCTTGCAAGCAGGTGCAGTGGACTATATTACTAAACCGATTCAACACGAAGAAGTATTAGTTAGAGTTAGAATTCACCTTAAGCTGAAAAACCTGGTGAGGTTGTATGACCGTCAAAATATTGCCCTTAAAGCCGAAGTTTCGGAACGGATTGTGGCTCAATCGGCTTTACAAAAACTGACCACTGAGCTAGAGCAGAAAGTGTGGGAACGCACCAGCGAATTAACTCAAACCTTAACAGAACTACAGACAGTCCAAGAACAGCTATTAGCACGGGAACAACGGTTAATTTATACTGCCTGCCATGATGCCCTGACAGAATTACCTAATCGTTTTTACTTTATTGAACGCTTAATCCAAATCATAGCGATCGCCCAAGGTAATCCAGATTATCTTTATGCGGTTTTATTCATTGACTTGGAACGATTCAGATTAGTAAATGACACCCTTGGTAACTTTATTGGTGATCAACTGCTGAAAAGTGTGGCACATCGCACTAAAAACTGCCTGCGTCCCCAAGATACGATCGCCCGCTTTGGGGGAGATGATTTTATGGTACTCCTAGAGTCGATTACTAATATTGAAGAGGTAATCGCTATTGTTGAGAGGATTCAATCCCAATTACGCCAGCCATTTACCCTTGAAGGCTATGAAGTGCTTACAGATAGTAATATTGGGTTGACGATTAGCTCCATTGGTTACGAACGCACTGAGGATATTCTCACAGATATAGATACGGCGATGTACCATGCCAAGGCTAATGGTAAAGGGAGCTATGCTATTTTTACCCCAGCCATGAAAACCCAAGCCAAGGAACGGTTACAAATTGAAGCCGATCTGAAACGGGCGATCGTAGACCAGAATTTTATCCTTTACTATCAGCCTATTATCGATCTTGCCACTAACGAAATCTCTGGGTTTGAGGCACTAGTTAGGCTTCAAAATCATACTAACGAGATTATCTCTCCAAATAAGTTTATTCCTGTCGCTGAAGACACAGGATTAATTAAAGAAATTGGCTGGTGGATTATGGAAGAAGCCTGTCGCCAAATCTCAGTATGGCAAAAAACTTTACTGCCTCATCTAATGGTGACTATTAATTTATCCGCAATTCAACTGCATCAAGTGGGATTTGTGGAAAGATTAAGGGCGATATTGCAGCAATTTTGTTTACCCGAACCTTCAATCAAACTGGAAATTACGGAAAGTTGTTTAATTGATCCCTTTTCCCAAGAAATTAAGATTTTACGGCAGTTGCAAAATTCAGGGATTAAATTATGTATTGATGATTTTGGCACGGGTTATTCTTCCTTGAGTTGCCTCCATGAGTTTCCCATTGACACCTTAAAAATAGATCGTTCCTTTGTCAAACGCATTGGCAGAATCACTGGGGATGCGGAAATTGTACAGACGATCATTACCCTTGCCCATAGATTAGGCATGGATGTGGTGGCAGAGGGAATTGAAACTACAAATCAGCTACGATTGCTCACAAATTTGGGCTGTGAAATGGGACAGGGATATTTATTTGCTAGACCCCTACCCGCAGCAGATGCCACTAAGTTTGTCCAAAATTGGCGATCGCTTTGA
- a CDS encoding pentapeptide repeat-containing protein, with protein sequence MQPSLRQQLLDTKKCVGCYLEHINLMYADLSNSDLRNSNLSGANLSSADLRDARLIGAEMIYANLMGAYLIGANLSHVDLSGSNLVGANLRSINLNDTDLKGADLRETILRNARMARVNLTGSNLSNADLVYVNLENADLRQANLTNADLIYANLKNANLSGANLSGANLSGANLSDANLEDALLHKAKLSNANLKSANFSGTILVRANLIGADLTGAIFKEAILVHATMIGANLGDANFYGATMPDGSQFKDQAEQDFDQINPNSTPNS encoded by the coding sequence ATGCAGCCATCGCTTCGACAGCAATTACTAGATACGAAAAAGTGCGTGGGATGCTACCTAGAACATATAAATTTGATGTATGCGGATTTGAGTAATTCCGACCTCAGGAATTCTAACTTAAGTGGAGCCAATCTTAGTTCGGCTGACCTCAGAGACGCTAGATTAATCGGTGCCGAGATGATCTATGCTAACCTTATGGGTGCCTATTTAATTGGTGCTAATCTAAGTCATGTAGATTTAAGTGGTTCCAATCTGGTCGGAGCTAACCTGCGCTCAATTAACCTCAATGATACTGATCTTAAAGGTGCCGACTTGCGAGAAACTATTTTGCGAAATGCAAGGATGGCAAGGGTAAACCTCACAGGCAGTAATCTCAGTAACGCCGATTTAGTCTATGTGAATTTAGAGAATGCTGATCTGCGACAGGCTAATTTAACTAATGCCGATTTGATCTATGCCAATTTAAAGAATGCCAATTTAAGCGGTGCTAACTTAAGTGGGGCGAATCTAAGCGGAGCAAATTTAAGTGATGCCAATTTAGAAGATGCCTTACTGCACAAAGCCAAGTTAAGTAATGCTAACCTCAAGTCTGCTAATTTCAGTGGAACGATTTTAGTTAGAGCCAATTTAATTGGAGCAGATTTAACAGGAGCAATTTTTAAGGAAGCTATACTAGTTCATGCCACGATGATTGGGGCAAATTTGGGTGATGCTAATTTCTACGGTGCCACTATGCCCGATGGTAGCCAATTTAAGGATCAAGCAGAGCAAGACTTCGACCAAATTAATCCTAATTCTACTCCCAATTCTTAG
- a CDS encoding BolA family transcriptional regulator — MNTETTDSIDLISAIQATLTAKLEAEFVQITNQSDRHKHHKHRPEGSGHYDAIIVSPLFAGKSLMQQHRLVYESLALEMQTSIHALSLSTFTPKQWADRQNSDNPTIP; from the coding sequence ATGAATACTGAGACTACTGATTCCATTGACTTAATTTCTGCTATTCAGGCAACCTTAACTGCAAAACTAGAAGCCGAATTTGTGCAAATTACGAACCAAAGCGATCGCCATAAACACCACAAGCACAGACCCGAAGGTAGTGGACATTATGACGCTATTATTGTGTCTCCCTTATTTGCAGGCAAAAGCCTGATGCAACAACACCGTCTAGTCTATGAATCCCTAGCTTTGGAAATGCAGACAAGCATTCATGCCCTATCCCTTAGTACATTTACACCTAAACAGTGGGCAGATCGGCAGAATTCGGATAACCCTACAATTCCATAA
- a CDS encoding rhomboid family intramembrane serine protease, which translates to MTEKKSTIWAELSNHLQILGSFVALIWFIEILDTFVFRRSLDQFGIIPHNIIGLRGILFAPFLHGSFTHVAANTMPFLVLGWFIMLRGVNQFFVVSFWAALIGGLGTWFVGNPNSVHVGASGVIFGYLGFLIFKGYFERSFVAVILSFLAAFLYGGVLWGILPIQHGISWEGHLFGFIGGIIAARLLTPSSPPPFESN; encoded by the coding sequence ATGACTGAGAAAAAATCCACAATTTGGGCTGAACTTAGTAATCATTTGCAAATTTTAGGTAGCTTTGTCGCCTTAATCTGGTTTATAGAGATTCTTGATACCTTTGTATTTAGGCGATCGCTAGATCAATTTGGAATTATTCCCCACAATATTATTGGACTTAGGGGGATTTTATTTGCGCCCTTTCTGCACGGTAGTTTTACCCATGTTGCGGCAAATACAATGCCATTTTTAGTCCTAGGCTGGTTTATTATGCTGCGGGGAGTAAATCAATTTTTCGTTGTCTCATTTTGGGCGGCTTTAATTGGGGGCTTGGGAACATGGTTTGTGGGCAATCCTAATTCAGTCCATGTGGGTGCCAGTGGTGTCATATTTGGCTATCTAGGGTTTTTAATCTTTAAGGGCTACTTTGAACGCAGTTTTGTTGCTGTTATTCTGTCATTTCTGGCTGCCTTTCTCTATGGCGGAGTGCTATGGGGTATTTTACCGATTCAGCATGGCATCTCGTGGGAAGGACATTTATTTGGGTTTATTGGTGGCATAATTGCGGCAAGACTGTTAACGCCATCAAGTCCTCCACCTTTTGAATCAAATTAA
- a CDS encoding phosphoadenylyl-sulfate reductase: MTSSTTDLINAGVSQLQNATPQEIITWAIAKFHPQIGLASSFGAEDVVLIDMLAQIQPDACVFTLDTGRLPVETYDVMAAIAKKYPQLQIKTMYPDTESVQTMVQQHGINLFYDSVDNRKLCCRIRKVEPLERALTGLNAWMTGLRRDQTSNRQEMQVVELDVARDIAKINPLIDWSYDQVWEYIRANNVPYNALHDQNYPSIGCAPCTRAIAPDEDLRAGRWWWEQNNQECGLHVNADGKLVRAKS, encoded by the coding sequence ATGACCTCATCCACTACAGACCTGATTAATGCAGGCGTATCCCAGTTACAAAATGCCACCCCCCAAGAAATTATTACCTGGGCGATCGCTAAGTTTCATCCGCAAATAGGATTAGCTTCTAGTTTTGGGGCAGAAGATGTAGTCTTAATCGATATGCTGGCGCAGATTCAACCCGATGCCTGTGTATTTACCTTAGATACGGGCAGATTACCTGTGGAGACCTACGATGTCATGGCAGCGATCGCTAAAAAATATCCGCAGTTACAGATTAAAACTATGTATCCTGATACAGAATCTGTACAAACTATGGTACAGCAGCATGGCATTAACCTGTTCTATGACAGTGTGGATAATCGCAAGCTCTGTTGTCGCATTCGCAAAGTAGAACCCTTAGAAAGAGCTTTAACGGGCTTAAATGCTTGGATGACTGGGCTGAGGCGGGATCAAACTAGTAATCGCCAAGAAATGCAGGTGGTGGAGCTAGATGTGGCTAGGGATATTGCCAAGATTAATCCTTTAATTGATTGGAGCTATGATCAAGTATGGGAATACATTCGAGCCAATAATGTCCCCTATAATGCTCTCCATGACCAAAACTATCCTAGTATTGGTTGCGCTCCTTGTACTAGGGCGATCGCTCCCGATGAAGACCTTAGGGCGGGTAGATGGTGGTGGGAACAAAACAACCAAGAATGTGGCTTACATGTCAATGCTGATGGTAAGTTAGTCAGGGCAAAGTCCTAG
- a CDS encoding RNA helicase encodes MNSLDLDKLFPFDLDQFQHEAIAALNARKSIVVCAPTGSGKTLIGEYAIYKALNDQRRVFYTTPLKALSNQKLRDFRDRFGNENVGLLTGDTSVNRDAPILVMTTEIFRNMLYGTPIGEVGTSLTGVEVVVLDECHYMNDRARGTVWEESIIYCPPDIQLVALSATVANSAQLTDWISKVHGVTELIYSDYRPVPLQFHFANPKGLFPLLDNSGKKINPRLRGNPRNLKKDANGKPPRYESPSLPFVISQLQQRDMLPAIHFIFSRKGCDQAIGQLDKMSLVNESEAYQLKTQIDAFLEANPEVGRSQYISSLYRGIASHHAGILPAWKGLVEELFQQGLIKVVFATETLAAGINMPARTTVISSLSKRTDRGHRLLTASEFLQMAGRAGRRGMDAVGYVVTVQSPYEGAKDAAYLATAQADPLVSQFTPSYGMVLNLLQTHSIDEVRELVERSFGQYLAGLAMEPQQESIQELADEVELLETQLASIDLDLLEGYEKLRDRLREERRLHKILFQQSEEQRLNELAAYIPYVLTGTLLMIKSESIKTPISALLVAKIPSSGKFPWLVCLSQRNNWHVILYKDVFLLGEQWSSSDLVYPELLVLKPGQHLKGDDSTSAIAASIPTLEFPNLPPEVLAQQEKVIEVEAQLNEHPVSTWGDRSIIAKKARKLEQLKEKLEYQRGVLSQKQQHHWQEFSSLVTILQSFGCLQGVEPTAAGQVAASLRGDNELWLALAFLSGELDNLDPHHLATACAALVTENSRPDSRVNFTISPLVEESLSGLRGLRRQLFQIQKRHNVAIPIWLEYDLVGLIEQWALGMSWTELCANTSLDEGDIVRIARRTLDLLSQIPHIPHLPETIRQNAYRAMQLIDRFPVNEVI; translated from the coding sequence GTGAACTCTTTAGACCTCGATAAGTTATTTCCATTTGATTTAGATCAATTTCAGCATGAAGCGATCGCTGCTCTTAATGCTAGAAAGTCAATTGTAGTTTGTGCGCCCACGGGTTCCGGTAAAACCTTAATTGGTGAATATGCCATCTATAAAGCACTAAATGATCAGCGCCGAGTTTTTTATACTACTCCCCTTAAAGCCTTATCCAATCAAAAATTACGAGACTTTCGCGATCGCTTTGGTAACGAGAATGTAGGCTTACTCACTGGAGATACTTCCGTAAATCGTGATGCGCCGATCTTGGTCATGACTACGGAAATATTCCGAAATATGCTCTATGGTACCCCCATTGGGGAGGTGGGGACTTCGCTAACTGGCGTAGAAGTGGTGGTTTTAGATGAATGCCACTACATGAATGATCGAGCTAGAGGAACGGTTTGGGAAGAGTCAATTATCTATTGTCCTCCAGATATTCAATTAGTTGCCCTGTCTGCCACCGTTGCCAATAGCGCCCAATTAACCGATTGGATTAGTAAGGTACATGGAGTTACGGAATTAATCTATTCCGACTATCGCCCCGTGCCATTGCAGTTTCACTTTGCTAACCCCAAAGGTTTATTTCCCCTATTAGATAATTCGGGTAAAAAAATTAATCCTCGCCTGCGGGGTAATCCCCGTAATCTCAAAAAAGATGCGAATGGCAAACCCCCTAGGTATGAATCTCCTAGTCTGCCCTTTGTGATCTCGCAGTTGCAACAACGGGATATGCTGCCCGCCATTCACTTTATCTTTAGTCGCAAAGGGTGCGATCAAGCCATTGGACAACTGGATAAAATGTCGTTGGTGAATGAATCGGAGGCGTATCAACTTAAAACCCAAATCGATGCTTTCCTAGAAGCTAATCCTGAAGTGGGACGATCGCAATATATTTCTTCTTTATACCGAGGTATTGCCTCCCATCATGCGGGAATTTTACCAGCATGGAAAGGGCTAGTGGAAGAGTTATTTCAGCAGGGCTTAATTAAGGTAGTCTTTGCCACAGAAACCCTAGCGGCGGGAATTAATATGCCAGCACGAACCACGGTGATTTCCAGCCTATCTAAGCGCACCGACCGAGGGCATAGACTGCTTACAGCCTCAGAATTTTTACAAATGGCAGGAAGAGCAGGACGAAGGGGTATGGATGCTGTTGGTTATGTGGTGACGGTGCAAAGTCCCTACGAAGGGGCAAAGGATGCTGCCTATTTAGCCACCGCCCAAGCTGATCCCTTAGTTAGCCAATTTACGCCTAGCTATGGCATGGTCTTAAATCTGTTGCAAACCCATTCCATTGATGAAGTTAGAGAATTGGTAGAACGCAGCTTTGGTCAGTACTTGGCTGGCTTAGCAATGGAACCGCAGCAAGAATCGATCCAAGAACTGGCGGATGAAGTGGAGTTACTGGAAACCCAACTGGCATCTATCGACTTAGATTTACTAGAAGGTTACGAGAAACTCCGCGATCGCCTGCGGGAAGAACGCAGATTACATAAGATTCTATTTCAGCAATCCGAAGAACAAAGACTTAATGAATTAGCCGCCTATATTCCCTATGTACTTACAGGAACTTTGCTAATGATTAAATCAGAGTCAATTAAAACTCCGATCTCGGCTCTGCTTGTCGCTAAAATTCCTAGTTCTGGTAAATTTCCGTGGCTAGTTTGCCTGAGTCAGCGCAATAACTGGCATGTGATTTTATACAAAGATGTATTCCTGTTAGGCGAGCAGTGGTCTAGTTCCGACTTGGTTTATCCCGAACTACTAGTGCTAAAACCAGGGCAACATCTTAAGGGCGATGATTCCACCTCCGCGATCGCCGCTTCTATACCCACCCTAGAATTTCCCAATCTTCCACCCGAAGTCTTGGCACAGCAAGAAAAAGTTATTGAAGTCGAGGCACAGCTAAATGAACATCCCGTATCGACGTGGGGCGATCGCAGCATTATTGCCAAAAAAGCCCGAAAACTAGAGCAATTAAAAGAAAAACTCGAATATCAACGGGGAGTCTTGTCCCAAAAACAACAGCATCACTGGCAGGAATTTTCCAGCCTAGTCACAATTTTACAAAGCTTTGGTTGTTTACAAGGAGTTGAACCCACCGCCGCAGGACAAGTAGCAGCATCTTTACGGGGAGATAATGAGCTATGGCTGGCATTAGCATTTTTATCAGGGGAACTAGATAACCTTGATCCACACCATTTAGCTACAGCCTGTGCTGCCTTGGTTACGGAAAATAGTCGCCCTGATAGTCGAGTTAATTTTACGATTTCGCCCCTAGTTGAAGAGTCTCTAAGTGGATTGCGGGGACTGAGAAGGCAATTATTTCAAATTCAAAAAAGACATAATGTGGCAATTCCAATCTGGCTAGAATACGATTTGGTTGGATTAATTGAACAATGGGCATTGGGGATGTCATGGACGGAACTATGTGCAAATACCAGCCTGGACGAAGGAGATATAGTCCGCATTGCCCGTCGTACCTTAGATTTACTTTCGCAAATTCCCCATATTCCCCATCTACCTGAAACTATTCGTCAAAACGCCTATCGAGCAATGCAATTAATTGATCGGTTCCCCGTAAATGAGGTGATCTAG